From the genome of Helicobacter pylori, one region includes:
- the ureI gene encoding acid-activated urea channel protein UreI, with translation MLGLVLLYVGIVLISNGICGLTKVDPKSTAVMNFFVGGLSIVCNVVVITYSALHPTAPVEGAEDIAQVSHHLTSFYGPATGLLFGFTYLYAAINHTFGLDWRPYSWYSLFVAINTVPAAILSHYSDMLDDHKVLGITEGDWWAIIWLAWGVLWLTAFIENILKIPLGKFTPWLAIIEGILTAWIPAWLLFIQHWV, from the coding sequence ATGCTAGGACTTGTATTGTTATATGTTGGGATTGTTTTGATCAGCAATGGGATTTGCGGTTTAACCAAAGTCGATCCTAAAAGCACTGCGGTGATGAACTTTTTTGTGGGCGGGCTTTCCATTGTTTGTAATGTGGTTGTCATCACTTATTCCGCACTCCACCCTACAGCCCCTGTAGAAGGTGCCGAAGATATCGCTCAAGTATCGCACCATTTGACTAGTTTCTATGGGCCAGCGACTGGGTTATTGTTCGGTTTTACCTACTTGTATGCAGCTATCAACCACACTTTTGGTTTGGATTGGAGGCCCTACTCTTGGTATAGCTTATTCGTAGCGATCAACACTGTTCCTGCTGCGATTTTATCCCACTATAGCGATATGCTTGATGACCACAAAGTGTTAGGCATCACTGAAGGCGATTGGTGGGCGATCATTTGGTTGGCTTGGGGTGTTTTGTGGCTTACCGCTTTCATTGAAAACATCTTGAAAATCCCTTTAGGGAAATTCACTCCATGGCTTGCTATTATCGAAGGTATTTTAACCGCTTGGATTCCTGCTTGGTTACTCTTTATCCAACACTGGGTGTGA
- a CDS encoding SMI1/KNR4 family protein, whose amino-acid sequence MESIPTNSELIWEFVEPLNENALIGLEDQLKMGLSDAFKDFVKRSNYGFSQWRYFTVGNKSYTFKHVLNFNLEGKGLFIDFMQSLKEWLEPEEIVFANDGYGGYYLLNTTTDVVLFLDTDDGSKHALLHLKMFFKKLESRG is encoded by the coding sequence ATGGAAAGCATTCCTACAAACTCAGAACTGATTTGGGAATTTGTAGAGCCGCTCAATGAAAATGCATTGATTGGGTTAGAAGATCAGCTAAAAATGGGGTTGAGCGATGCGTTTAAGGACTTTGTCAAACGATCAAACTATGGTTTTAGCCAATGGCGTTATTTTACGGTGGGTAATAAGTCTTACACTTTCAAACATGTTTTGAACTTCAATTTAGAGGGCAAGGGCTTATTTATTGATTTCATGCAGAGCTTGAAAGAATGGTTAGAGCCTGAAGAAATTGTATTCGCTAATGACGGGTATGGGGGGTATTATCTTTTGAATACGACTACCGATGTGGTGCTGTTTTTAGACACTGATGATGGCTCAAAACATGCGTTGTTGCACCTCAAAATGTTTTTTAAAAAACTGGAATCAAGGGGTTAA
- a CDS encoding urease accessory protein UreF: protein MDKGKSMKSTKKSVGMLPKTPKTDNNVDSHHVDNEFLILQVNDAVFPIGSYTHSFGLETYIQQKKVTNKESALEYLKANLSSQFLYTEMLSLKLTYESTLQQDLKKILRVEEIITLSTSPMELRLANQKLGNRFIKTLQAMNGLDMGEFFSAYAQKTKDPTHATSYGVFAASLNIELKKALRHYLYAQTSNMVINCVKSVPLSQNDGQRILLSLQSPFNQLIEKTLELDESHLCAASVQNDIKAMQHESLYSRLYMS from the coding sequence ATGGATAAAGGAAAAAGCATGAAAAGCACTAAAAAAAGCGTGGGTATGCTCCCAAAAACTCCAAAAACAGACAACAATGTCGATAGTCATCATGTGGATAATGAATTTCTGATCTTACAAGTCAATGATGCGGTGTTCCCCATTGGCTCTTACACGCATTCTTTTGGGCTAGAAACTTACATCCAGCAAAAAAAGGTTACCAATAAAGAAAGCGCTTTAGAGTATTTAAAAGCCAATCTCTCCAGCCAGTTCCTTTATACGGAAATGCTGAGCTTGAAATTAACCTATGAAAGCACCCTCCAACAAGATTTAAAAAAGATCTTAAGGGTTGAAGAAATCATTACGCTATCCACAAGCCCCATGGAATTACGATTAGCCAATCAAAAGCTAGGCAATCGTTTCATTAAAACCTTACAAGCCATGAACGGATTAGACATGGGCGAATTTTTTAGCGCTTACGCTCAAAAAACCAAAGATCCAACCCATGCCACTAGCTATGGCGTTTTTGCGGCGAGCTTGAATATTGAATTGAAAAAGGCTTTAAGGCATTATCTTTATGCACAAACTTCTAACATGGTGATCAACTGCGTTAAAAGCGTCCCTTTATCCCAAAACGACGGGCAAAGAATCTTATTGAGCTTGCAAAGCCCTTTTAACCAGCTCATAGAAAAAACCCTAGAACTAGACGAAAGCCACCTGTGTGCGGCAAGCGTTCAAAACGACATTAAGGCGATGCAGCATGAGAGTTTATACTCGCGCCTTTATATGTCTTGA
- the ureG gene encoding urease accessory protein UreG: MVKIGVCGPVGSGKTALIEALTRHMSKDYDMAVITNDIYTKEDAEFMCKNSVMPRDRIIGVETGGCPHTAIREDASMNLEAVEEMHDRFPDLELLLIESGGDNLSATFNPELADFTIFVIDVAEGDKIPRKGGPGITRSDLLVINKIDLAPYVGADLKVMERDSKKMRGEKPFIFTNIRAKEGLDDVIAWIKRNALLED, from the coding sequence ATGGTAAAAATTGGAGTTTGTGGTCCTGTAGGAAGCGGTAAAACCGCCTTGATTGAGGCTTTAACACGCCACATGTCAAAAGATTATGACATGGCGGTCATCACGAATGATATTTACACTAAAGAAGACGCAGAGTTTATGTGCAAGAATTCGGTGATGCCACGAGACAGAATCATTGGCGTAGAAACAGGAGGCTGTCCGCACACAGCTATTAGAGAAGACGCTTCTATGAATTTAGAAGCCGTAGAAGAAATGCATGACCGTTTCCCTGATTTGGAATTGCTTTTGATTGAAAGCGGAGGCGATAACCTTTCGGCGACTTTTAACCCAGAGCTAGCGGACTTTACGATTTTTGTGATTGATGTGGCTGAGGGCGATAAAATCCCTAGGAAAGGCGGACCAGGAATCACGCGATCAGACTTGCTTGTCATCAATAAGATTGACTTAGCCCCCTATGTGGGAGCGGACTTGAAAGTCATGGAAAGGGATTCTAAAAAAATGCGCGGCGAAAAGCCCTTTATTTTTACGAATATCCGCGCTAAAGAAGGTTTAGATGATGTGATCGCTTGGATCAAGCGCAACGCTTTATTGGAAGATTGA
- a CDS encoding urease accessory protein UreD — MNTYAQESKLRLKTKIGADGRCVIEDNFFTPPFKLMAPFYPKDDLAEIMLLAVSPGMMRGDAQDMELNIGPNCKLRITSQSFEKIHNTEDGFASRDMCIVVGENAFLDFAPFPLIPFENAHFKGNTTISLRSSSQLLYSEIIVAGRVARNELFQFNRLHTKISILQDEKPIYYDNTILDPKTTDMNNMCMFDGYTHYLNLVLVNCPIEPSSVRERIEESEGVDGAVSEIASSHLCVKALAKGSEPLLHLREKIARLITQTITQKI; from the coding sequence ATGAACACTTACGCTCAAGAATCCAAGCTCAGGTTGAAAACCAAAATAGGGGCTGACGGACGGTGCGTGATTGAAGACAATTTCTTCACGCCCCCCTTTAAGCTCATGGCGCCCTTTTACCCTAAAGACGATTTAGCTGAAATCATGCTTTTAGCGGTAAGCCCTGGCATGATGAGAGGCGATGCACAAGACATGGAATTAAACATCGGTCCAAATTGCAAGCTGAGAATCACTTCGCAATCCTTTGAAAAAATCCATAACACTGAAGACGGGTTTGCCAGCAGAGACATGTGCATTGTTGTGGGGGAAAACGCTTTTTTAGACTTCGCACCTTTCCCGTTAATCCCCTTTGAAAACGCGCATTTTAAGGGCAATACCACGATTTCTTTACGCTCTAGCTCTCAATTGCTCTATAGTGAAATCATTGTCGCAGGGCGAGTGGCTCGTAATGAGTTGTTCCAATTCAACCGCTTACACACAAAAATCTCTATTTTACAAGATGAGAAACCCATTTATTATGACAACACGATTTTAGATCCAAAAACCACCGACATGAATAACATGTGCATGTTTGATGGCTATACGCATTATTTGAATCTGGTGCTTGTCAATTGCCCCATAGAGCCATCTAGCGTGCGAGAACGGATTGAAGAAAGCGAAGGAGTGGATGGGGCAGTGAGTGAAATCGCTAGTTCTCATTTATGCGTGAAAGCTTTAGCGAAAGGCTCAGAACCCTTATTGCATTTAAGAGAAAAAATCGCTCGTCTCATCACGCAAACCATCACGCAAAAGATTTAA
- the ureE gene encoding urease accessory protein UreE has product MIIERLVGNLGDLNPLDFSVDYVDLEWFETRKKIARFKTRQGKDIAIRLKDAPKLGLSQGDILFKEEKEIIAVNILDSEVIHIQAKSVAEVAKICYEIGNRHAALYYGESQFEFKTPFEKPTLALLEKLGVQNHVLSSKLNSKERLTVSMPHSEPNFKVSLANDFKVVMK; this is encoded by the coding sequence ATGATCATAGAGCGTTTAGTGGGCAATCTAGGGGATTTAAACCCCTTGGATTTCAGCGTGGATTATGTGGATTTAGAATGGTTTGAAACGAGGAAGAAAATCGCTCGCTTTAAAACTAGGCAAGGCAAAGACATAGCCATACGCCTTAAAGACGCCCCCAAGCTAGGTCTCTCTCAAGGGGATATTTTATTTAAAGAAGAGAAGGAAATTATCGCCGTTAATATCTTGGATTCTGAAGTCATTCACATCCAAGCTAAGAGCGTGGCAGAAGTGGCGAAAATATGCTACGAAATAGGAAACCGCCATGCGGCTTTATACTATGGCGAGTCTCAATTTGAATTTAAAACACCATTTGAAAAGCCTACGCTAGCCTTATTAGAAAAGCTAGGGGTTCAAAATCATGTTTTAAGTTCAAAACTAAATTCCAAAGAACGCTTAACCGTGAGCATGCCCCATAGTGAGCCTAATTTTAAGGTCTCACTAGCGAACGATTTTAAAGTGGTTATGAAATAG